The Blautia pseudococcoides genome segment ATACCGGTCAGGCCCCTTTCCAGTTCCTCCATCAGGCTTTTAGCCATCTCATCGTGCAGGTCAGTGATGATAAATGCGATCTTGGCGAATTTCATACCTTCCAGGAAGCCGTCAGTCACTTTCGTGGTGACAAAAATAGCGATCACTGCGTAGAGTGCCCTCTGCAGCCCAAAGATAAACACGCCCAGTATGACGATAGCCCCATCCACCACCTGGAGGATCTGGGCAATGGAATAATGGCGCATCTTGTGCTGTATCAGTGCAGATACCATATCTGTTCCGCCTGTGGTACCCTGTCCCAGGAAAATAAAACCGATTCCCACACCCATGATCACACCGCCGAACAAGGCTGCCAGCAGCATATCATGGGGTATGATGGGAAGTTCCGGTATCAAAAAAAGCCAGAGGGACAGAGCCAGGGCGCCGAAAATAGACTTTTTTGTAAATCCCCATCCCTTGATGCTCACCCCAAGGAAAAACAGGGGGACATTCAGTACCGCATTGGTGAGCCACAGGGGGATTCCGCCGGGCATCAGATTCTCAGTCAAAGATTTGATAATGATGGCCAAACCGGAAAAGCCCCCGGTCACCATCTGCATATGGTCATAAATAGAAGTGATTGAGACGGCCATCACAGCCGTCCCAATCAGTATATACACATATGCCCGCCAATTTCCTTTTTTCTCAGCAAGCATGTTATTCTTCTCCTTTTCCCGAGTCCTCATTCTCCTCATTATACTGTGAAACCAGCTTTTTAAATGTACTCTTTTCCAAAAGTTTTCCCAGCCAGCCCTTTTTTAATCCTGTTTCTTTCTGGATTTCGTGACGTTCTCCAAGACAAAACAGAATTTTTGTATTCATCATCTTCCTGTTATCTGCCACAAAACGTTCAATCCCCATGTTTCTGGAACAAGTCAGAACCGCCTGGGGACTGAAAGAATTAATCTCATTAATAATTCGGTCTACCTGGTCCGCATGAGCTTCCTCAAGACTGTCTTTTCCCAGGATCACGATATCCGGATACTTATCCTTCACATAATGATAGAAAGTCTCCATATCCTCCTCGGTCTCTCCAAGTAAAAAGACCTGGTTCTTATAATGGGACAAAAACCAGAACAGTGTGGAAAAGAAGCCATGCTTGGCAGCCTCCTCCTCAAGCCTTGGGTCCTCAACACCTGCTGCTTTTAAAACCTCCGGCTCATCCACTACAGCCTTGTCCAGGATTCCAATATATTCCTTCAGCTTCTCATCCTCCTGGGCAGCCATGAGCAGTTTCATATTGATGACTCCATAAGTGGAAAGCGTCTCGTTAAACCAGTTCTCATTGACGCACTCCATCACGTCCTCCACATAACATTTCTCCACGGAAATGCCCAGTACCTCTATTCTTTCATGCATAATATTTCTCCAGTAATCTTATTACAGCACCTTGTCCGGCGCCTCACACGCGCTTTATCTACCTACTATAGCAGACAGGCAGAGATTTTTCAAGCCGCACATCCAGGGATTCTTCCCTGCCCTTTTCCTACACTTTGTATTTTCAGCCAAAACCGGTCATTCCATGCGTTTCCAGGAAAGAAAATACGGTTTCATAGTATTCTTTTGGTGCCTTGTCGGGTGCCTGGGCATGGCCCGCACCCTCAACGATCAGGATTTCTTTTTCACAGTCCGCCGCATCGTACAGTTCATAAGCCATCTCCACAGGTACAAATGCATCCTCCTCCCCATGTATGATCAAAAGGGGAATGGTACTTTTCTTCACAGCTTCCAGGGCAGAGGCCTCTTTCAGACTATAGCCCCCGCGCATCTGCAGCATGAGGCTGGCACCGTCCACCAGGGGAAATCCGGGGATATGGAACCAGTCCTTTAACTGTTTTTTAAAAATACTGTAGGCATCCGTATACGCACTGTCGGATACTGCCGCGACCACGTGTTCCGAAAGCTGCTCCCCGGCCATCATCAGCGCGCAGGCACCTCCCATAGATTGTCCGTGTATGACTATCTGTGCACTCTCATCCACATCCAGGATCATCTCAAGCCACAGCTGATTATCCAGTCTGTCGGTCCATCCCATACCGATGAAATCGCCCTGGCTCTCACCGCTGCACCGCATATCCGGCACCAGAACCTGATATCCTCTTTTAGCATACTCATAGGCAATGGGGTACATCTCCTCTTTCCATCCGGTATAACCGTGCAGCAGCAGGACCCAGTTATGACTCCCGCCTTCCCGGTAAAACGCCCTGCTGATCAGACGGTATCCGTCTTCTGTT includes the following:
- a CDS encoding YitT family protein, giving the protein MLAEKKGNWRAYVYILIGTAVMAVSITSIYDHMQMVTGGFSGLAIIIKSLTENLMPGGIPLWLTNAVLNVPLFFLGVSIKGWGFTKKSIFGALALSLWLFLIPELPIIPHDMLLAALFGGVIMGVGIGFIFLGQGTTGGTDMVSALIQHKMRHYSIAQILQVVDGAIVILGVFIFGLQRALYAVIAIFVTTKVTDGFLEGMKFAKIAFIITDLHDEMAKSLMEELERGLTGISARGMYSGEEKTMLFCVVGKKQIVRLKELVTRTDPKAFVIVTDAREVIGEGFHSGEDM
- a CDS encoding WecB/TagA/CpsF family glycosyltransferase, which produces MHERIEVLGISVEKCYVEDVMECVNENWFNETLSTYGVINMKLLMAAQEDEKLKEYIGILDKAVVDEPEVLKAAGVEDPRLEEEAAKHGFFSTLFWFLSHYKNQVFLLGETEEDMETFYHYVKDKYPDIVILGKDSLEEAHADQVDRIINEINSFSPQAVLTCSRNMGIERFVADNRKMMNTKILFCLGERHEIQKETGLKKGWLGKLLEKSTFKKLVSQYNEENEDSGKGEE
- a CDS encoding alpha/beta hydrolase yields the protein MRKKNWIKRLAFVMVILLVLFVFAANIVVDLALVPEKMEQTQAFEDITEDSYEALVRTDDIEQNRMSSLEKANQWAQTSDSQELSVTTEDGYRLISRAFYREGGSHNWVLLLHGYTGWKEEMYPIAYEYAKRGYQVLVPDMRCSGESQGDFIGMGWTDRLDNQLWLEMILDVDESAQIVIHGQSMGGACALMMAGEQLSEHVVAAVSDSAYTDAYSIFKKQLKDWFHIPGFPLVDGASLMLQMRGGYSLKEASALEAVKKSTIPLLIIHGEEDAFVPVEMAYELYDAADCEKEILIVEGAGHAQAPDKAPKEYYETVFSFLETHGMTGFG